In the genome of Mucisphaera calidilacus, one region contains:
- a CDS encoding OmpA family protein, with translation MKRLLLGSVMITSLFLFGGCAAQQRADELEAMNKQAEAQIIDLKQRLEEAEATIQTMRDAPPPKDPVLLLELQGLREERARLQAELAQAQAELREAGVVVALPERLDRALMELAEANSDLMAYDQDMALIRFKSDLTFPPGSAEVSPQAASSIARLAAVLSRSEAEQYEVRILGHTDSVPISNPGTREKHPTNWHLSVHRAIGVKNALEKAGVPASRIGVAGYGPYRPLEENAADGSAANRRVEIMLVPISETPGTPTELGASQASSSSNASATPPPAEPADPNTRVRRPLITK, from the coding sequence ATGAAGCGTCTCCTGCTTGGTTCCGTCATGATCACCTCACTCTTCCTGTTTGGCGGGTGCGCCGCGCAGCAACGCGCCGACGAACTCGAAGCCATGAACAAGCAGGCCGAGGCGCAGATCATCGACCTCAAACAGCGGCTCGAAGAGGCCGAGGCCACCATCCAGACGATGCGTGACGCCCCGCCGCCCAAAGACCCCGTCCTGCTGCTCGAACTCCAGGGACTCCGCGAGGAACGCGCCCGGCTGCAGGCCGAACTGGCTCAGGCCCAGGCGGAACTCCGCGAGGCCGGCGTCGTCGTCGCGCTGCCCGAGCGGCTCGACAGGGCCCTGATGGAACTGGCCGAGGCCAACAGCGACCTGATGGCCTACGACCAGGACATGGCGCTGATCCGCTTCAAGAGCGACCTGACCTTCCCCCCCGGTTCGGCGGAAGTCAGCCCGCAGGCCGCGTCGAGCATCGCACGGCTGGCCGCGGTGCTGTCCCGCAGCGAGGCGGAGCAGTACGAAGTCCGGATCCTGGGCCACACGGACAGCGTGCCGATCAGCAACCCGGGGACGCGTGAGAAGCACCCGACGAACTGGCACCTGTCGGTGCACCGTGCAATCGGCGTCAAGAATGCGCTGGAAAAAGCGGGGGTCCCCGCGTCGCGAATCGGTGTGGCGGGTTACGGACCTTACCGACCGCTGGAGGAGAACGCGGCTGACGGCAGCGCTGCGAACCGCCGGGTCGAGATCATGCTGGTCCCGATCAGCGAGACGCCCGGCACGCCGACGGAACTGGGCGCATCTCAAGCCTCATCAAGCAGTAATGCCTCGGCGACCCCGCCGCCCGCGGAGCCTGCCGACCCGAACACGCGGGTGCGTCGGCCGCTGATCACCAAGTGA
- a CDS encoding amidohydrolase family protein, producing MNNADRKVYVASWVRDAGGVSLHPGAVVVEADPSGSRRVVAVGDPDALRGEGEVIDLGAGVLMPAMVNAHAHLELSSIGQWSYDRDRGFFGWVQRVGEATREASVFEEGPGYRSAVAEGLRLSAEAGVAAVGDIARHRSALSERLDSGMLGVTFLELFGIGEPHQQGALERVAAGGAEGAGWQPHAPYSAGQGVYEAAARSGLPVSTHFSELPAELDFVARAEGPCRVYLETIGKWSRDTEARYCQGWSPAYWMEPALRARPWVLAHAHYVDDRDIKLLADSGASVAYCPVAGEYFEHPRGDREPHRYREMLEAGVNVCLGTDSLVCQPEGEPQPLGILPQMRRLWRRDQTDPGLLLEMATVRGARALGLDEGLFTFESGPIAGMLFAGLDGSDEEDGLRRVLDGETAAKPL from the coding sequence GTGAATAACGCAGACAGAAAGGTTTACGTCGCTTCGTGGGTCCGTGACGCCGGGGGGGTGTCGCTGCATCCCGGCGCGGTCGTGGTGGAGGCTGACCCGTCGGGTTCTCGACGCGTCGTGGCGGTGGGTGATCCCGACGCGCTGCGGGGCGAGGGCGAGGTGATCGACCTTGGCGCGGGCGTGCTGATGCCCGCGATGGTCAACGCGCATGCGCACCTGGAGTTAAGCTCCATCGGGCAATGGTCTTACGATCGGGATCGAGGCTTTTTCGGCTGGGTGCAGCGGGTTGGCGAGGCGACGCGTGAGGCGTCGGTGTTTGAGGAGGGGCCCGGGTATCGGTCGGCGGTCGCTGAGGGTCTTCGCCTGAGTGCCGAGGCGGGTGTCGCGGCGGTCGGTGATATCGCCCGTCATCGTTCGGCGTTATCGGAGCGTCTGGATTCGGGGATGCTGGGGGTGACGTTCCTGGAGTTGTTCGGGATCGGCGAGCCGCATCAGCAGGGGGCGTTGGAGCGTGTCGCGGCGGGTGGTGCGGAGGGGGCGGGCTGGCAGCCGCACGCGCCCTACTCGGCGGGTCAGGGCGTATACGAGGCGGCGGCGCGGTCGGGTCTGCCGGTGAGCACGCATTTTTCGGAGCTGCCGGCGGAGCTGGATTTCGTGGCTCGTGCCGAGGGCCCGTGCCGGGTTTACCTGGAGACGATCGGGAAGTGGAGTCGGGACACCGAGGCGCGGTATTGCCAGGGGTGGTCGCCTGCGTACTGGATGGAGCCGGCGCTGCGTGCCCGGCCGTGGGTGCTGGCTCATGCGCACTACGTGGACGACCGGGATATCAAGTTGCTGGCCGACTCGGGCGCGTCGGTGGCTTACTGCCCGGTGGCGGGCGAGTATTTCGAGCACCCTCGGGGTGATCGTGAGCCGCATCGGTATCGCGAGATGCTGGAGGCGGGGGTGAACGTCTGTCTGGGGACCGATTCGCTGGTGTGTCAGCCGGAGGGCGAGCCTCAGCCGCTGGGGATTCTGCCTCAGATGCGGCGGCTGTGGCGTCGTGATCAGACCGACCCCGGGCTGTTGCTGGAGATGGCGACGGTGCGTGGGGCGCGGGCGTTGGGTCTGGATGAGGGGCTTTTTACTTTCGAATCGGGGCCGATCGCGGGTATGCTTTTCGCAGGGCTTGACGGGTCTGATGAGGAAGACGGCCTGCGGCGCGTACTGGACGGAGAAACGGCGGCCAAGCCGCTGTAG
- a CDS encoding DUF5658 family protein — MLLEPEQPETGGDVARKADKVRGLEVRFPDEYAWFVLVSSMDLMFTWLILNLGGSEANPLANWVYLRLGFNGLVILKFAVVILVVLICELLARLREPTARLLARAAVVISAFPSVWALSLLFRFVMG, encoded by the coding sequence ATGCTGCTGGAACCGGAACAGCCAGAGACCGGAGGGGACGTGGCGCGTAAGGCGGATAAGGTTCGCGGCCTGGAGGTTCGCTTCCCGGACGAGTATGCGTGGTTCGTGCTGGTGTCGTCGATGGACCTGATGTTCACGTGGCTGATTCTGAACCTCGGGGGGAGTGAGGCGAATCCGCTGGCGAACTGGGTCTACCTGCGGCTGGGGTTCAACGGGCTGGTGATTCTCAAGTTTGCGGTGGTGATTCTGGTGGTGCTGATCTGCGAGCTGCTGGCGCGTCTGCGTGAGCCGACGGCGCGGCTGCTGGCGCGTGCGGCGGTGGTGATCAGCGCGTTCCCGTCGGTGTGGGCGTTGTCGTTGTTGTTTCGGTTTGTGATGGGGTGA
- a CDS encoding DUF3592 domain-containing protein, which produces MSLIMKLAHYIVAIQFLAVAIVLPVVLLHGTAANLHSRSWPVTTATIVDAQVEVHTMNVPSTTRRTYRSLRYTASYSVLDKAYQGRIYYSGDLDDIDYQLAAYPIGSEVRLRYNPDDPRDARFGPHSSMLRMAILSVISLAVLVFAVCIICINIWRFVYRGGQSPHITQPLEQ; this is translated from the coding sequence ATGTCTTTGATTATGAAATTAGCGCATTATATCGTAGCTATACAATTTCTTGCAGTTGCGATTGTCCTTCCTGTAGTACTACTCCATGGAACAGCAGCCAATTTACACTCAAGGTCATGGCCTGTGACGACAGCGACAATCGTCGATGCTCAGGTCGAAGTACACACGATGAATGTGCCATCTACTACCCGGAGAACATATAGAAGTCTACGCTATACGGCATCCTACAGCGTTTTAGATAAGGCATACCAAGGGCGGATATACTACTCGGGCGACCTAGATGATATAGACTATCAATTGGCGGCATATCCTATTGGTAGTGAAGTCCGGCTACGATATAACCCTGATGATCCACGAGATGCGCGTTTTGGTCCGCATTCTTCGATGCTCAGAATGGCAATTCTCTCGGTCATATCGCTCGCTGTGCTCGTCTTCGCTGTCTGCATAATATGTATTAACATATGGCGTTTTGTATATCGCGGCGGCCAGTCGCCCCATATCACTCAGCCTCTAGAACAGTAG